Sequence from the Synechococcales cyanobacterium T60_A2020_003 genome:
CACGCTGTCCTGATGTTCGAGCGGCACCATCATCAGTGCAGGCATTTTATCCAAATCTAAAATGGGCGCAACGGATTCCGAGGTGCTGCACAGCGCCTGCTGGCGGGGGGTTAAGGTGATCGGCTTGGGCGATCGCCCCTCTGCAAATAATGGACTGTGGTGAGTATGCCCATCCCAAAGATGATGCCGATCGTCAAGGTCAAGATTGGTCAGTTGGGGAATCACCACTGCCTGATTGGTGCCACTCAGCAATAGGTCACACAATTGGCAATCTGACAGGGTAAACGAATGGTTAAGCCACGTTCCTTCACTAAATTCAGCGTAGGGTGAATCTGAAGAGGATACAACCGTCAGCTTTGACTCTGGTTTGGCTGGAATATCGCAGGCAAAGGGGGCGATCGCCGTCACAATCGCCTTTGCTGTAGGCTTACGGTGGGGCTTTACCTTGTGAAGCGGATTCTGATACCTCAAAAGCACCACAAAACAGCGGCTCACCTGGAGCGAACTGACAATTCCTTCTGCCGCCAATTGAAAAATCTGATCTAGACCAGCAGCGTTCCGCAAGGCTCCAGACAGCCGATCAATCAGCGATTGATAGTGAGCCTGCTGATAAATAGACTGACGAGAAAGCCGTGGATAGATATGCGAAACGGCAGGTACAGACTGAAATAGGCGGCTTGAGAGTTGCACAAATCCCTCCAGTGATTGATTCAGGGTTCCGCAATGGAGGTCATTTTCCCTGATGAGACGAAGGTGAAAAGCTCTAACCCACGGTTAGGCATCTACTACCCCCCTTGCCTTCAGCGTATCGATTGGACTCGCCCAGGTGAAACCGTGAATTCGCGGCGATTCTTAATGTTTAGATTGCATGTTTGAATCCCCTATTTCCGAGAATTAACGCACGGGTTATTGATGTGTCAGTATAGTTGAGGAACAATGACTGTAATTTGAGCGAGCTGAGCATTGCAGATTACGTTTTTGGGGACAAGTTCGGGAGTGCCAACGCGATCGCGCAACGTATCGAGTATTGCGCTACGTCTGCCGCAACGGGCTGAGGTATGGCTGTTTGACTGTGGGGAAGGCACGCAACACCAAATTCTGTGCAGCGATATTCGCATTAGCCAAATTACAAAGATTTTTGTGACCCATATGCATGGGGATCACATTTATGGACTGATGGGGCTGTTGGCCAGTTGCGGTCTGGCCGGGAATCCTAGCCGCATTGATATCTACGGGCCTCCTAAACTTGAAGACTACATAAAGGCGTGTAGTCGCTATTCCCAAACCCACTTTTCCTACCCCGTAAACGTGCATACGGTACAGCCCGGTCTCCTATTTGAAGATGAGGATTTCACGGTGAGTTGCGGTGAGCTTAAGCATCGCTTACCTGCCTTTGGTTATCGAATTGCCGAAAAAGATCGTCCCGGACGCTTCAATGTCGATCGGGCAAAAGCCTTGGGAATTCCGTCGGGGCCTTTGTACGGCAAACTGAAGCGAGGGGAAGTCGTTACCCTGCCCGATGGCCGCAAGATCCGAGGAGCAGATCTTTGTGGGGCCACGGAAATTGGCCGAAAGTTTGTGTACTGTACGGATACCGTATTTTGTGATGGAGCGATCGATTTGGCTCAGGATGCCGATGTGCTGGTTCACGAAGCCACCTTTGCCCATCAGGATGAAGAGCTTGCCTATCAACGCCTACACTCCACCACACGAATGGCGGCGCAGGTTGCCTTGCTAGCCCAGGTGAAACACCTGATCATGACCCATTTCAGCCCTCGCTATGCGCCTGGAAATGCGATCGGATTGGATGATTTGTTGAAAGAAGCCCAGGCCATTTTTCCCAATACGACCATGGCGCAGGACTTTCTGACCTACGCAATCCCGCGTCGTCAGGAAAAAGCTTTGGTAAACGCAGGCTAATCACACAGAGGAGAATCGGGAATGGCACGATGGCATAAACAATGGGCGATCGCCCTTATGGTTTCCCTATGCCTATGGGTGGGGCAGAGTCCGGCCTGGGCAGACTGGACAACACCGATGTCTTTTAGCAATGCCGAACTGACCGGGCGTGACTTTTCGGGACAAAACTTACAGGCATCGGAGTTTTCTAATGCCAATTTAGAACTGACCGACTTCTCAAACGCCGATTTGCGGGGGGTGATTTTCAGCGCATCGGTGATGACGAAGTCCAACCTGCATAGTGCAGATCTGTCCAACGCCATGGTGGATCAGGTGAAGTTTCAGGATAGTGACCTTACGGATGCGAACTTTGCCGAGGCGATTTTGCTGCGAACTACGTTTGAGAATGTGGACATTACCGGAGCCGATTTCACCGATGCCATTTTGGATGGGGCGCAGGTGAAGGAACTGTGCGCGATCGCCTCAGGCATCAACTCCAGAACAGGGGTGTCCACCCGCGAGTCTTTGGGGTGTCGTCCATGAGCGATCATGTCAAACGAGTTGGGGTCATCGGTGGCGGACAGTTGGCCTGGATGATGGCGGACGGTGCGCGCGTGCTGGATTTAGACCTGTGGGTGCAAACGCCATCGCCCGCCGATCCTGCCGTGGCGATCGCCCAGGAGTGTATTTTTGCGCCTGTGGGGGATGCAGATGCAACGGCAGAACTGGCCAGCCAGTGCGATGTGATCACCTTTGAAAATGAATTTGTGGATTTGGAAGCGCTGGGCGTTTTAGCCGCGTCGGGTGTGCGCTTCGCCCCTTCGTTGTCGGCTCTGAAACCGATTCTCGATAAGTATCATCAGCGCTCGTTCTTAAAAGATGCGGGATTACCGAATCCCGACTTTCAAGCGATCGCCTCCTTTGATGATCCAGTGTTGAAAACCGTCGGGCTTCCCTGTGTGCTCAAAGCCCGACGGCATGGGTATGACGGTCAGGGTACGTTTGTTGTGCGCCAATGGTCAGATTTAGAAACCCTGCGCCAAAACGCGAAAGCCACCCACACCGATTGGCTCGTGGAGGCATTCGTGCCCTTTGAGAAAGAACTGGCCGTGATGGTGGCGCGATCGCCCAGTGGTGATATTGCGGTGTATCCGGTGGTGGAAAGTCAGCAGATTGATCAGGTATGTCGGCGTGCGTTAGTCACAGGCGAACTTGACGGGACTGTAACGGAGAAAGTGGAGGCGATCGCTCGTACCTTAGTAGAAAGCCTCAATTTCGTGGGCGTGCTTGGGATAGAACTATTCCTCACGGCGAATGGCACAGTGCTGATTAACGAAGTTGCCCCGCGCACCCATAATTCCGGGCACTACACCCTAGATGCCTGCGTCACCTCCCAATTTGAGCAGCAGTTGAGAGCCGTCAGCGGTCATCCATTGGGATCGCCAGACCTAACTGTTCCCGGTGCCGTCATGGTGAACTTACTCGGCTTTGAATCCGCCCGAAGTGACTATCCCGACAAGCGCGAGGCGATCGCCGCTATTCCCCATGCCCACCTCTATTGGTATGGCAAAGCAGAATCCCGTCCTGGTCGGAAGTTGGGGCATGTGACGGTTTTGCTGGATGCACCGACACCTCAGGAACGGCGATCGCAGGCTGAGGAGGTTATTCGAGTGGTTGAGGGGATTTGGTATAGGGAAGTGGGGA
This genomic interval carries:
- a CDS encoding 5-(carboxyamino)imidazole ribonucleotide synthase, which produces MSDHVKRVGVIGGGQLAWMMADGARVLDLDLWVQTPSPADPAVAIAQECIFAPVGDADATAELASQCDVITFENEFVDLEALGVLAASGVRFAPSLSALKPILDKYHQRSFLKDAGLPNPDFQAIASFDDPVLKTVGLPCVLKARRHGYDGQGTFVVRQWSDLETLRQNAKATHTDWLVEAFVPFEKELAVMVARSPSGDIAVYPVVESQQIDQVCRRALVTGELDGTVTEKVEAIARTLVESLNFVGVLGIELFLTANGTVLINEVAPRTHNSGHYTLDACVTSQFEQQLRAVSGHPLGSPDLTVPGAVMVNLLGFESARSDYPDKREAIAAIPHAHLYWYGKAESRPGRKLGHVTVLLDAPTPQERRSQAEEVIRVVEGIWYREVGN
- a CDS encoding pentapeptide repeat-containing protein, whose translation is MARWHKQWAIALMVSLCLWVGQSPAWADWTTPMSFSNAELTGRDFSGQNLQASEFSNANLELTDFSNADLRGVIFSASVMTKSNLHSADLSNAMVDQVKFQDSDLTDANFAEAILLRTTFENVDITGADFTDAILDGAQVKELCAIASGINSRTGVSTRESLGCRP
- a CDS encoding ribonuclease Z, whose translation is MQITFLGTSSGVPTRSRNVSSIALRLPQRAEVWLFDCGEGTQHQILCSDIRISQITKIFVTHMHGDHIYGLMGLLASCGLAGNPSRIDIYGPPKLEDYIKACSRYSQTHFSYPVNVHTVQPGLLFEDEDFTVSCGELKHRLPAFGYRIAEKDRPGRFNVDRAKALGIPSGPLYGKLKRGEVVTLPDGRKIRGADLCGATEIGRKFVYCTDTVFCDGAIDLAQDADVLVHEATFAHQDEELAYQRLHSTTRMAAQVALLAQVKHLIMTHFSPRYAPGNAIGLDDLLKEAQAIFPNTTMAQDFLTYAIPRRQEKALVNAG